In a single window of the Drosophila miranda strain MSH22 chromosome XL, D.miranda_PacBio2.1, whole genome shotgun sequence genome:
- the LOC108152240 gene encoding putative odorant receptor 92a, with amino-acid sequence MLWGKRKEKRELRTFEDLTRFPMAFYKTIGEDLYSDRDKNLVRRYLLRFYLVMGFLNFNAYVVGEIAYFIVHITSTTTLLEATAVAPCIGFSFMADFKQFGLTVNRGRLVQLLDDLKALFPTTLETQRAYNVSYYQRHMNQVMTLFTILCMTYTSSFSFYPAIKATIKYYFLGSEIFERNYGFHILFPYDAETDLTVYWFSYWGLAHCAYVAGVSYVCVDLLLITTITQLTMHFSYMADTLEAYDGDEHTDEENIKYLHNLVVYHSRALDLSEEVNSIFSFTILWNFIAASLVICFAGFQITASNVEDIVLYFIFFSASLVQVFVVCYYGDEMISSSSRIGHAAFNQNWLPCSTEYKMILKYIIMRSQKPASIRPPTFPPISFNTFMKVISMSYQFFALLRTTYYG; translated from the exons ATGTTGTGGGGCAAGCGGAAGGAGAAACGAGAGCTGCGCACCTTCGAGGATCTCACCCGCTTCCCGATGGCCTTCTACAAGACCATCGGCGAGGATCTGTACTCGGATCGGGACAAGAACCTCGTCCGCCGGTATCTCCTGCGCTTCTATCTGGTTATGGGCTTTCTGAACTTCAACGCGTATGTGGTGGGCGAGATAGCCTACTTCATAGTGCACATCACGTCGACGACCACGTTGCTGGAGGCCACCGCAGTGGCACCGTGCATCGGCTTCAGCTTCATGGCCGATTTCAAGCAGTTCGGGCTGACTGTGAATCGGGGGCGCCTGGTCCAGCTGCTAGACGATCTCAAGGCGTTATTTCCCACCACCCTGGAGACGCAGCGGGCGTATAACGTGTCCTACTACCAGCGGCACATGAACCAGGTGATGACCTTGTTTACGATCCTGTGCATGACCTACACCTCGTCGTTCAGCTTCTATCCGGCCATCAAGGCCACAATAAAGTACTACTTTCTTGGCTCTGAGATCTTTGAGCGGAACTACGGATTTCACATTTTATTTCCCTATGATGCGGAGACGGATCTGACCGTTTACTGGTTCTCCTATTGGGGCCTGGCCCATTGCGCCTATGTGGCCGGGGTGTCCTATGTCTGTGTGGATCTGCTCCTGATCACGACCATCACCCAGCTGACGATGCACTTCAGCTATATGGCCGACACTCTGGAGGCCTACGACGGCGACGAGCACACGGACGAGGAGAACATCAAGTACCTGCACAATCTGGTGGTCTACCATTCAAGGGCCTTAGA TCTCAGCGAGGAGGTGAACAGCATCTTCAGCTTCACCATCCTGTGGAACTTCATTGCGGCGTCGCTGGTGATTTGCTTTGCTGGGTTCCAGATCACGGCCTCCAATGTGGAGGACATAGTGCTCTACTTCATCTTCTTCTCGGCCTCTCTGGTTCAGGTCTTTGTCGTCTGCTACTATGGCGATGAAATGATCTCTTCG AGTTCCCGGATTGGTCATGCCGCCTTCAATCAGAACTGGTTGCCCTGCAGCACCGAATACAAGATGATTCTTAAGTACATCATCATGCGCAGCCAGAAGCCCGCCTCCATACGACCACCGACCTTTCCGCCCATATCGTTCAACACCTTCATGAAGGTCATCAGCATGTCGTATCAGTTCTTTGCTCTTCTGCGCACAACTTACTACGGCTAA